Proteins encoded in a region of the Vicia villosa cultivar HV-30 ecotype Madison, WI linkage group LG5, Vvil1.0, whole genome shotgun sequence genome:
- the LOC131607006 gene encoding zinc finger protein ZAT11-like: protein MKRVRNNETSEVDMAGAFKCKTCSKEFLSFQALGGHRASHNKLKLNGRNQKKVHVCSICGLQFATGQALGGHMRKHRTGTGPVHDYDQDETMANSPKRFHLFLDLNLTPYENDLKLLNFFFFEALSTFT from the coding sequence ATGAAGAGAGTAAGAAACAATGAAACTAGTGAGGTAGACATGGCTGGTGCTTTCAAGTGCAAGACATGTAGTAAAGAATTCCTTTCATTTCAAGCTCTTGGTGGACATAGGGCTAGCCACAATAAGCTTAAGCTAAATGGCAGAAACCAGAAGAAGGTGCATGTATGTTCTATTTGTGGGCTTCAATTTGCAACTGGACAAGCACTTGGAGGGCACATGAGAAAGCATAGAACAGGTACAGGTCCAGTTCATGATTATGATCAAGATGAGACCATGGCTAATAGTCCTAAAAGATTTCATCTCTTCTTGGATTTGAACTTGACGCCCTATGAGAATGATCTAAAGTTGcttaacttcttcttttttgaggCATTAAGTACCTTCACTTAA